One Echeneis naucrates chromosome 16, fEcheNa1.1, whole genome shotgun sequence genomic window, CTGATGTACTTGTAAAAGTAGCTTTCCAGTCTGAGCGTTTCCACTTGTTTACTCGGTCTCTCTGACCTCATCCAAACTCTACTGGACAGCTCTCTGCTCTAACAAGCAGGGGACCACAGTTCATATTTCTGTTCATCATAACAAGGATTCTTGGTCATCCCAGCCATTCAAACCCAAACTATCAACTCTCCACTGTCCTTCCACTGAGGTCTCTCCAAGTCCCACCACTCCTATAATTGGCCTGAATCAGTGTTGagtgtataataataataattgaggTGAGTGGGTCCTCAGAGAATAGATAAGAAGATGAGGGGCCGGTCAGGCCGGTCTTACCACGAGCAGTGATTAGGTCATCGCCAGCGACATGATTAAAGTTCCCACACAGGCCACAGGGGGCACCCTGGTGCTCCTCACTCATCTTCAGGTAGACACCAGAGGTTCCATCCCAGGCCAAAGAGAAGCCAAACACACTCTTCACTAGTAGGTAATCAGCCAACCGCTCAATAAATACACTGCCTATGGTCTGAGGCAGACTTAGTCTATATttcacaaaagcaaataaaaataagggACAGTCATGACTTTGAAAAGCATGATTGCAATGCtccgcacacagacacaccacacactCGTGCCCACCTACGGCCTCCCTGGTGGACTTGATATCCAGAGATGTGGATCTCCTCCTCATTTGGGAAGAACAGACTGAGAGCTCTTGGGCAGGAATACACACTCCCACGACATATTCGGGTGTTGTGGACCTGATAAGACAAAAAATGTGACGGTGGAGGGTCAAAAAATGGTCAAGGAGTTGATCAGAGTTCACAACCTGCAATATGAAATAGCAATTGCAATAGCAAAAATACACAGGCACAGGTGATGGGAtcggatctttttactgactcgggtcttttaatctcgttcagtaaaatgaacacattttttttcacttgcCCTCCAAACAAACCCTGCATCCCTGGCTGTGTCTGCCCTCCTGGGTTAAATGAGTACATGCTAAATTCCAATGttcctgtgtttttaaaagaccACTACAGCGTATACTTTCAGATTCAATAATGCTAACTTTCGTGCTAACGTCAGCTaactctcctcaccagtaataacaaTTGGTCATCTCGCTGCTGTAACCATgtgaataatgaacaaaagaCCTGAAGACCGTGCAGGTATGAGTTGTGAACAaatcactcatttctacactgagaATATGCAACAGAAAGACCTGTTCGTGAACAAATCTGAGTCTGTTACAGACCAGGGAAAGAAGAAGGAATCCCCCACTGTGATGACTTGTTACTCCTCAGTCATACAAAACATTAGTTCAAAATGGACGAATGTTTCACGAACAACACATCACCAACAGGCACCTGTTAGGTGTTGACATTGACAGCTATGGTCACTCgtagctgttgtgttttgccaTCTGAATGTCtggaataattcattttatcTACTTAGGCtatgaatgataaaaatagAGAGGTAAAAACACATCCATTTTGTGTGATGATGACATTTCTTTGAAAACAGACCAATTATTACTAGtcaaagtcaaatttaaaaaagagcTATAAAATTTCCCAAAACAGCAGGAAGTTTCAGTATTTTACAAACACTACTCAAACAAGCGTAGATTGTCCATTTCTTcaggattttttgcagttcaaTAATGTTGCTGTAAAAGAACTACCTGAGATTTAAATATTGGTTACATACTTAAGATCTGTACACTCTTACCCACACTGTGTACTGAGGTGCATCTGAGTGGCAATCCTGGGCCAGAATGTAAGAGCAGGTTCCCGGAAAGTAGAAGTACATTCCATCAAACGTTTCATAGTGGTGCTGACCCCATGATCTGCAAATCCCATCTCTATCCTGGCCCTGGTTAGGTACTGAGAGGAAAGTGGTCAATTCACTTTGGCGAGAATTCTCGAAACCTTGGATTAGTTTCATCTGGTGAAATTAAAGTAGAAACTTACATTTGAACTAAACTAAGAGGGCATTGTATCTCAGTTACCATCTTCatatcttttattgtttttatttcattaaatttgtCAGCGGAAAATGAATACCTGAATTTTCTAAAAAGCCCTTTGTTAAAGGAATTCCCCATAGCAGGCTATGCCAAGACGCTGCAAAAGATCCTCTTACCTTCTCTGAGAATTTAATCTTATCAGTGAGTGGTTTGTCATGCTAATGGTAAtctaaaatgaaacattttgtattttccagTTATACTtactatttttaaaatgtacattagagctaagatttttgttttcccttttttggtGAATTCTTGTTGTGAAGGCCAAtttcacaaacatacacacagattcaCATACTTTGTTTAtgtaggttgtttttttttttttttttttttgagtgaaaaaaaaaaaagatgttttgttgtACCTTCTTGCACATAGTTGACCTCAGAACTTATTATCAAGTGCAGTTAGTGTTCCTTAAGGAATTACACACATTCCAATACTAAATAAGCTTGTTGAAATCATGATGTATTTACTATAACTATAATGAATCTCGTTCAGAATATAGAAACCTGAAATTCCATCACTCAGTTTTCACTCTAATCcagatgattttatttatctattactgaagtgtctgtatgttttgtgtgtgtgtgtgtgtgtgtgtgtgtgtgtgtgtgtgtgtgtgtgtgtgtgtgtgcgtgtgtgtgtggttcccCTGAATTGGAAGGTTTTGGATTTATTCCAACCAGGAGACAAAAAGACGAGTGATGGATAAATCAGATTATTAAAGCTGGAGTGCGTGCAGGTAAGTAATGTTTGCTGAGTGATTGGTGAGTATGATGTGTGCACATGAACAATGTcagagacagacatacacacattcatcattttcttttaaaactgaGCTGATGCCGGTGGAAGGTGTATGGTTGTGTATTACTCACTGATCTGGCAGCGGTCTCCCAGCGCCTGGAACTgagcacagtcacacacaccccCCTCCTGACACCAGCCGCCATTAAGGCAGCCACAATATTCTGGGAAGGACATAAAGAAATTGACTTACCCTCTCTGGTTAATGAGAGTTTTAGTATTCTGTGAATGCATTTTCTCATGAATTCATACGCAGTGTATTTACCTGAAGAGGCATCTCTGGCTGTGTAATTGTGTAAAATGCTGCGTGACAGAGTTCCCTCTGATAGCAGTGGCCTGTAGGTCTGGGAAACAATAAACACATAGAGCAGTTCTTTAAATGTTTCTCAACTTTTAACAACATCAGTGACTCAGTGCTGACTTGATGGTGTACCTGCTCCTGTAAGTCAAAATTTGCATCAGACTGACTGGGAGAAACCGTATAGTCAGTCTCATTACAAAGACAGCTTTGTGCCGTTTGGGGTGTTGTGCACATGTGGGTGCCCTGACCCTGTCTGGTTCTCTTAGGTGTAGTGTACCAACCTCGTCCCCAAGGAGATCCCGTTTCCTTCGAAGTGCATTAGcccttctgcacacacacaaacacgcacattaGTGGGAAGAAACAGTCAGAGGGGAGACTTAAGTGCACTTTGCAACATTTCAATGGTGACTCCAAACCACTCTTTGGTGAAccctcacacgcacacacgcacacaactcAGATTTTGTCACTGCTGTTCCCTCTAGTGACAGGACCAGAAAGTgtaaaagaaattgaaattacttttttatatatatatatatatatatatatatatatataaagttttGTCCACAATATTAATGGCAGattatcattcatttctctATTTTACCTCTGTAGTCGTCCTTCTGGCACTGAAAGTCGGCTCTGAGCTCCTAAATGCAAAGTTAGTGCAATTAATATTGAGTTGTTAATTTGTCAAAACAGATCAATCATGTTCAAAACTATAGTGATTGGAAGTGGTTAAGTAGCTGTTATTATTAATTACTGACACGTTATAAAGCTCCAGGGTTGATTTTCACCACTGTAACATTTTGGACGACCAAATCTGTCAGACTCACCCTCAAGTAACAGCAGGTGGGAGACTGAAAACGACATAAGAATAAACCGTTTCACTGTCCACTGTAAGTTCATCTCAGAGTCCGAGAGGAAGTCCGGTCGGAGCGTTAAGGGAGCATGTCAGTGGTCCGGACCGGAGCGGGTTCAGGTCAGTGTGGCAGCATCAGGGAGAAGCCCGGTCCTTTCTGCGAGGCTGGCAGGGAGagacagccccccccccgccccctgcCTACTGTCCTACTGTCCTACTGTCTCcgtctccagctccagctgtggTCCATTTCTGCCCTTTGACATTAGCATGGGGAGAGTTTAGAGGTTTGACAGCTAAAAGGTAAGTTTGTCATGAGTCACTCAGTCACCTGTTTGTTAGCTAAACGATTACTGTAAAGTCTTCCCTCTGTATTTTAGCTTTTAGTGTAATTTACAGTTAAAAGTAGAATAGCAGGAGTGAATGATACAGATcctaaaatataattttgagtCAATTCAAACTTAATGTGAGGCAAGCTGACTTTAAACGGGGCcatattatatatatagttttCTTCCCAGACAGCTAACACTCTTAGCACTTAGCACATTTTATAAATTATGAAACTGCAGGTGTTCTGCTTCTTAAGGCCAAGCTTCATGTATTTTATATACACATAAATATCATATACATTCATATAATATAAGTTAAAACAACGCACTgtcctgaaaataaaataataattaaaaaaaatcaatacccAATATAGTTTATATTGTGAACAGTTTAATCATTGGTTGTAGTAGTGGCTGTTTTGACCATGGATGTTTTATTAGACAAAACTATGCCTATTTAGTGATCACTGTCAGTCTCATGCGGTATGAACGGACTCCTGTTGTTCCACCTGTGTGTGCACTTACCAGGAACGTGTTTCCTGCCTGGTTGCTGCTTCGTTatcctcattttcatttccaggaAGCACTCCTGTGTCAAaccattttggattttaaatgGTTTGCTAGAAAGGCTTTCTTCTTAGGTGCAGTTTGATTGAGCCAAAGGACACATCTAGTTTTCATACTGTACAATAATTGCACACGCTATATGTCTAAATCCATTGGTCCTCCCACAGTATTCACACCCAAGGCCTGCAGGTGAGATGACACAATGTGGTATGTGATGTTTTGTCTAAAAATGCCTCAAACACAGGAACAGTTCAGATCACAGCACAGGTGGACCAACCATTGGGGATAATCATCCAAACCTGGTTGGATAATAGACTTCATAACGtccaaaacatttttaccaGCTTGATCTGAGCCATTCTTATGACCAGTCCCAGTGAATAAGACTGAATTTTTTGCCTGTCTGAGTTCATAATGTTTTGGCTTTACCCACGGGCTCTACCAAGATGGAAAACTCAAGGAGCTACAACAGACTAGGGGCCTTTCTTCTACTTCATGCTAGTACCCTGATAGATATATGTTGCATGTCTGTCATGAAAGAGTAAAAGCAGGCAAGATATTGTTATCATGCAATATTATAAATGCATGAAGCAAATGTTGCTATTGCTAGTTCTGGCCTAAGGAAGACTGCAAGTGCGACAATGAAAAGTGTTTGTTTGGTCTGAGATGCTGCTGGTCTAGTGCAACACCTAGTGGCAGTGAAGATCTTCTGCAgaataatataaattagaaTATAAATAGCAATGCAAAATCTTAGATCCATCAACCATTAGATAAGCATAGTACAAAAAACACATGGTCTAACCCTCCTATAGATAATTTAGAACATGAACTATGAATGAAATACATAGGCACATACACCCAATTAAAAAATCAGTCCCGGTATCTTCTAGCTTTTATGACCTGTTATGGACAACATATGGTCTTATGAGGGTCTTATTTCATTATTACTCTGCAGGTCTGTATTAGGTGTGAATATTTTTTGCTCATATCAACTGCTCAGAACAGGTAAAGACAAAGGTTTAAAAAACATTCCATCTAGTTTAATAGCACTGTACTGAGAGATACACCTCTGTTGAAATTTTTTGTCTCCCCTAGAGAATGATTGATATAGCATGAAGGATATAACTGGgtacatttacacatttaagtAGTTTAAAGGTTCGCAGGAGTAAAAACTCAAATTTGaagtagtagtaatagtagAAGTAAATGCTGCAACGTTTAACAGCCCACTGTggtcatttcttcatttcttgttgGAAATGAGTGCATTAACATCATCCTCAGCCTGGAGGCTGTGCCACTGGGCTATTGGCCGCCGGGGGTTAGCCAACATGTCTAACCAGTGTCGTTGCTCAGTCCCAGTGCTGTTACTGCCCAGCAGCACCTTCCCTATGGCGTCGTTCTTCCCAATCTTATCATAGTCCAACACAGTCACTGCTACCTGCACCTTCTatgagtgaaaaaacaaaatgcaaaaattaagTTCTTGTGATTTTTAACTGCATGTATGCATACTGTATGTATGGAAATGAATGTACCTCTATTTGTTCACATGGTACTTCAAAGCTGAAAGACTCATTGTAGTAAGGATTCAAAGTGTTCTTCTTTAtcgttgttttctttttcttgagtCTTTTTCCATTCTGCATTAAGTGGATCTTCACATAAGGGTCTTTTGAAGAGAACAGGGAGATTTCATGCCAGAGCAACAGACCAGCAGTTTGACACAGTTCAGTAACTGACAGTGAAGAACTATTTCTATTGTAGAAGCTCTTGTTATCTTCCTCtgtttgaaagaggagggatcactaaaataatttattataagAACTCAATGCCCAAATGCTTGAAgctaaaaaatgtaaaaatggagACATGGTAATCTTAGAAAAAAGCACTGAGACCAGTTTTGTTAAAAGGAGATATCCTAATTATAGAAATCATAATAATTACTTCATTTAggtatttaatttgtttaaagtgaaaaatgctAGCACTTGAGTTAAATAGTGTttaagaaacacaacatgaattcCAATGATTGGCTTACCTGATAATCCACCAACATCCATTTTCTTTAAGTTTTTGGCCTCCAGAATCACCACTGTCAGCTTCCCTGCAGTAGGCACATACCTCAAGGACAAACATATGTCTCCAAGTCGCTCGCTCTGATACAAAAAGTAGTGTATATATCAGTAAATTGTTGTATGGATTCATGACTAAATTGTAAAGGTCTAGTTTAAATTCAAAAGAAACTGCGGTCCAATCAAATGGAAGCATATTTGATTTCACTCAGCACAAAGAAACATTAGGAATCCGTGACCTTATTCCCTTAAatgcaaaacagaaagaaactcaacatgaaatgaattgaaatacataaaaaaagatgtaagAGTTCTACAAAGTGTAAAAgcaagatttatttttcctcattatAGTGGGCATCCTTATTTTTTCCAAGTTCagctcttttcctcctctcacagtgtgctcccacctcctccttctctgccttcTGCAGGTCTTTCCACTCCTGCAGAGACTGGCTGAAGTCCACACTGCTCATCGGTATCTTCACAGCTCCTATGGCATCATGCTTTGAGAAACGGTCAAAGTCATACACCGTCATCACCAGTGTTTTTCCGCCCAGCTCAGTGTATGGTACCTACAGAACAGAACACATGTTATTTTGAACATATCACGTATCATGTGCTGACAGTGAACATGGTCAGCGTGTGTCTGAGTTTTGATTTACCTTAAATATGAAAGATTCATTGAAGTTAGGCTCAAGAGTCTTCCTATGGACTTTGgtttcaaactttttctttttgtctgggAGCAGATAGAGTTTAACATAAGGGTCTGAGCTACCTCCCACGTCCATGGCAGGAAGCTCAGCAGCCTGCAAGATGCCCACCACCAGCTAGAATCAGAtaacacaggagagaaatgAGAATCTGGCTAATTGACAGTGGgaagaaacacattaaaatgtggCATTTTAGAGATGGGAGATAGTGGGCTAAATGTCAAAAGGGAATAGCAGCATCTTACTGTATTATCTGTGAAGTTGTAGTCTAATGTGAAATGCAGCCTCCCCAGCTTCTCCTCCTGTTTCGGCTCATTATCTGACAGCTCTGTTTCTTTATTGCCTTCATCTTTTAGCGGctgtacacacatatacaggCATGTGTAATatgcaggttaaaaaaaaagctttgcaaGTAATCAATTAAAACATGATATCACACACGTCATCTGTTTGTGCTGTGCTGCTAGCATTTATTGCATCGCATTGCATGGGTGAAGGTGGTAATTAATCAAAGCTAATGTAACCatcttaaatttatttattgtttaaagaGGAAGGTAAGCTAAATTTTAAACAATCAGTGTTTGAGTGTAACTTGTTTCCTTTATGACTCTCCAACAGAATAACGGCAGCCTTCAACTGAACAACATGGGCAATGTGCAAAGCATCCATTagtctgaacacacactgacagttttATGAGGGTGTGGTGACCTTAATGTCTGTACCATGATGCATGAGAACGGTGACACATCTGCAGGGTGGAGACTGCGTAcatgtgttgtgtatgtgtgtgtgtaacatacCTTAATGTAACCTCCATCCATTTCAGTGTCAAAACctcccttcttctcttttcctttgttcttGTCCTTTTCTTTGTCCTTGTCCTTCTTTTTTAAGCACTTcctccatacacacacagataacgACAACACCATGCACAAACCCACAATACCAAGGGCAGCAATACCCCACGATGGCACTGcaaaaccaaatgaaacacagagataatacacatttacatatttcctGCTGACTAGTTGTTAGTATGAAGTAGCCTATGACTATTTTACACCACGACCACTTCACACATTCTATGAAACAACCATATGTACAAGACTTATATCAGGAATACTGGATATTGTAATACAATCCAAGCCTGCATTGTGGCCGTTCCCTGTTCAGTCACATCTTCCTGGATATAGCACAATCCCAACACTTTTTTCCTCCTATAGACAATATCACATCTTATCATTTTCACTCTATTTACAATTTCTTCTGGCTATGGTTGTTGGATGTGTTTCTGAAATATTTGTCAAGAGTATTACTGTTGAATGAACATTTTCTCAGGTATCTAACTTACTGTGGATGCTGTGTAACTCACTCTTGAACTTGTTGGGGCTGTGGATAGATTGTTTTTGGCCTGGAGATGTTGTTGCATTTGGCACAAGAGTTGGGGAAGCAGGGGTTCCCAGTGTAGCTGGGGGAGCATGATGGCTCCCAGTCATTATTTGATGATTGACAAAAGATCCAGAATAAATTTTGCTaagaaacagaaagcaggaTGGCTcagtcatggaaaaaaaaaatcacaaagtgtTCAATATATAAAGACCATTACActtcaacaaaacagaaatagacACGCCTGTGAATACCATCCAAATGTGTAAAGAATTAAAATGGGGAacttaaacaaacaacataaacatacacatgtCAGAGTAGCATTTCCATAAGTACTATTAATTGATGCATTTAAAGCTTTGATGTGCTTATAGACATGGTATGACCATCAGAGTCAAATGACGTCTCCTGTTTCTGCTGGTCTGGCACTAACTCTTGAACACAGGATATGTAAACTGCTGTCTCTGCCAAACCTGCTGACATGGAGGGAAGAGGgacaaggaggagaggaaggggcaAAACGCACAGAGACGAGATGTCACGCGTGGATCTCTGCTGTTCCCCAATGAGGTGCCAGAGGTGAGAATCATGTGCCAAGGTCATGCCCAGTCTTAGTGACAAACTATATGcgaaaaaaaatgtctcaaagATGAAATTTGGCTCCCtactaaaataatgttttgataTGTTATTATCTATTCAGCAGACATCGCAAGTATTGAGTATCTCAGCTGAATCAGCAGATCTGATCTCACGCCTAAGCTGACACTGacctgtctgcttttttttttttagaatatttgacagttttttctGATGAGACAGGCACGCTAA contains:
- the LOC115056178 gene encoding synaptotagmin-1-like, yielding MTGSHHAPPATLGTPASPTLVPNATTSPGQKQSIHSPNKFKSELHSIHMPSWGIAALGIVGLCMVLSLSVCVWRKCLKKKDKDKEKDKNKGKEKKGGFDTEMDGGYIKPLKDEGNKETELSDNEPKQEEKLGRLHFTLDYNFTDNTLVVGILQAAELPAMDVGGSSDPYVKLYLLPDKKKKFETKVHRKTLEPNFNESFIFKVPYTELGGKTLVMTVYDFDRFSKHDAIGAVKIPMSSVDFSQSLQEWKDLQKAEKEESERLGDICLSLRYVPTAGKLTVVILEAKNLKKMDVGGLSDPYVKIHLMQNGKRLKKKKTTIKKNTLNPYYNESFSFEVPCEQIEKVQVAVTVLDYDKIGKNDAIGKVLLGSNSTGTEQRHWLDMLANPRRPIAQWHSLQAEDDVNALISNKK